From the Laribacter hongkongensis DSM 14985 genome, one window contains:
- the coxB gene encoding cytochrome c oxidase subunit II produces MHRLSAVPLSLLLLGSRPAMAEWQLNLQPPVTELAGRIFNLHSLLLLICAGIFFGVLGVMFYAIFRHRKAAGHTARHFHENPWVEVLWTVIPFLILIGIAVPATRMVLAQKDASGAELTIKATGYQWKWGYEYVGEGVQFMSHLATPRAQLTGQEGKSAHYLLEVDEPLVVPVGQKVRLLLTANDVIHSWWVPALGVKQDAIPGFVRDAWFKIDRPGIYRGQCTELCGKDHGFMPIVVDARTPKDYAAWLTARKQAVADDPGKVWTMPELRARGEKVFQQNCMACHQADGRGIPGSFPALAGSRIATGDPAAHIEIVLYGSKKNPAMAAFGRQLSDTDIAAVITYERNAFGNQTGQMIEPARIAAARQGKG; encoded by the coding sequence ATGCACCGACTGTCTGCCGTGCCGTTGTCGCTTCTGCTGCTGGGAAGCCGGCCAGCCATGGCCGAATGGCAGCTGAACCTGCAACCGCCGGTCACCGAGCTGGCCGGGCGCATTTTCAACCTGCACAGCCTGCTGCTGCTGATCTGCGCCGGCATTTTCTTCGGCGTGCTCGGCGTGATGTTTTACGCCATCTTCCGCCATCGCAAGGCGGCCGGGCACACGGCACGGCATTTTCATGAAAACCCGTGGGTTGAAGTGCTGTGGACGGTCATTCCCTTCCTGATCCTGATCGGCATCGCCGTGCCGGCCACCCGCATGGTGCTGGCGCAGAAGGACGCTTCCGGGGCCGAGCTCACCATCAAGGCCACCGGTTACCAGTGGAAATGGGGCTACGAATACGTCGGCGAAGGCGTGCAGTTCATGAGCCACCTGGCCACTCCGCGGGCGCAGCTCACCGGCCAGGAGGGCAAGTCGGCGCACTACCTGCTGGAAGTGGACGAGCCGCTGGTGGTGCCGGTCGGGCAGAAGGTGCGCCTGCTGCTGACGGCCAACGATGTCATCCACTCGTGGTGGGTGCCGGCGCTCGGGGTCAAGCAGGATGCCATTCCCGGTTTTGTGCGCGATGCCTGGTTCAAGATTGACCGCCCCGGCATCTATCGCGGCCAGTGCACCGAGCTGTGCGGCAAGGACCACGGCTTCATGCCCATCGTGGTGGATGCCCGGACGCCGAAGGACTACGCCGCCTGGCTGACAGCCCGCAAGCAGGCCGTGGCGGACGATCCGGGCAAGGTATGGACGATGCCGGAACTGCGGGCACGCGGCGAAAAGGTGTTCCAGCAGAACTGCATGGCCTGTCACCAGGCCGACGGGCGCGGCATTCCCGGTTCGTTTCCGGCGCTGGCCGGTTCCCGGATTGCCACCGGTGACCCGGCCGCACACATCGAGATCGTGCTGTACGGCAGCAAGAAGAATCCGGCCATGGCGGCGTTCGGGCGGCAGCTGTCCGATACCGACATCGCTGCCGTGATTACCTACGAGCGCAATGCGTTCGGCAACCAGACCGGCC
- the bioD gene encoding dethiobiotin synthase has product MTQGFFLTGTDTDVGKTYAAVRLIRRWQAEGRRVAAMKPVASGSVRRPDGGLDNGDVSALMQATGQTDRALMNPYCFEPPVSPHLAAREAGVSIDLLRIVQQYRELAAGCDTVLVEGAGGWLAPLTDEHDVAALAGVLGLPVILVVGMRLGCVNHARLTAAAILASGCRLAGWVANAIDPDMARYADNLACLTERLPAPLLLEIPHGS; this is encoded by the coding sequence ATGACCCAGGGATTTTTCCTGACCGGCACCGATACCGATGTCGGCAAGACCTACGCCGCCGTGCGGCTGATCCGGCGCTGGCAGGCCGAAGGCCGGCGGGTGGCGGCGATGAAGCCGGTGGCTTCGGGATCGGTCCGGCGGCCGGACGGCGGGCTCGACAACGGTGACGTGAGCGCGCTGATGCAGGCCACCGGCCAGACCGACCGGGCGCTGATGAATCCTTACTGCTTCGAGCCGCCGGTGTCGCCGCATCTGGCTGCCCGCGAAGCCGGTGTCAGCATCGACCTGCTGCGCATCGTGCAGCAGTACCGCGAACTGGCCGCCGGTTGTGACACCGTGCTGGTGGAGGGCGCCGGTGGCTGGCTGGCACCGCTGACCGACGAGCACGACGTGGCGGCACTGGCCGGTGTACTGGGCCTGCCGGTGATCCTGGTGGTCGGCATGCGGCTGGGCTGCGTCAACCACGCGCGGCTGACCGCAGCAGCGATCCTTGCCAGCGGTTGCCGGCTGGCGGGCTGGGTGGCCAACGCGATCGACCCGGACATGGCGCGTTATGCCGACAATCTGGCCTGCCTGACCGAACGCCTGCCGGCCCCGCTGTTGCTGGAAATCCCGCACGGAAGTTGA
- the tal gene encoding transaldolase has translation MNRLSAIRPFGQRIWLDNLSRELLQSGVLDRLIRTDGIAGVTSNPAIFEKAIRHDPRYQTDLARLKAVPQLTAEARYEALVIPDIQVACDLLRPAYDASHGEDGYVSLEVSPFLAHDEAGTLAAARRLWQAIERPNAMIKVPATPAGIAALRVLIREGINVNITLLFSARQVDAVWDAYMTGLSERTDAGQPLYHVRAVASFFLSRVDSLLDPKLPAPLQGKTAVALARSVYQRYQERFRGAEFAPLRALGAQPQRLLWASTGTKNPAYPDVLYVESLIGPETINTVPDATLDAFRDHGVAAATLVADPAGTEAQLAAVAAAGIDLAAEGELLQQQGLVLFDKAYQALLDLTA, from the coding sequence ATGAACCGACTCTCTGCCATTCGCCCGTTCGGCCAGCGGATCTGGCTCGACAATCTTTCCCGCGAACTGCTGCAATCCGGCGTACTCGACCGGCTCATCCGTACCGACGGAATTGCCGGCGTGACGTCCAATCCGGCCATTTTCGAAAAGGCCATCCGCCATGATCCGCGCTACCAGACCGATCTGGCCCGCCTGAAGGCCGTGCCGCAGCTGACGGCCGAAGCGCGCTACGAAGCGCTGGTGATTCCCGACATCCAGGTGGCGTGCGACCTGCTGCGCCCGGCCTACGATGCCAGCCATGGTGAAGACGGCTACGTCAGCCTTGAAGTGTCGCCCTTCCTCGCGCATGACGAAGCCGGTACGCTGGCGGCTGCACGCCGCCTGTGGCAGGCGATCGAACGCCCGAACGCCATGATCAAGGTGCCGGCCACGCCCGCCGGCATCGCCGCCCTGCGCGTGCTGATCCGCGAAGGCATCAACGTCAACATCACCCTGCTGTTCTCGGCCCGCCAGGTCGACGCGGTCTGGGATGCCTACATGACCGGCCTGTCCGAGCGTACCGACGCCGGCCAGCCGCTCTACCATGTGCGGGCGGTGGCCAGCTTCTTCCTGTCGCGCGTAGACAGCCTGCTCGACCCGAAACTGCCGGCACCCTTGCAGGGCAAGACGGCCGTCGCACTGGCCCGCTCGGTCTACCAGCGCTACCAGGAACGCTTCCGCGGTGCCGAATTCGCCCCGCTGCGTGCCCTGGGCGCCCAGCCGCAGCGCCTGCTGTGGGCCAGCACCGGCACCAAGAACCCGGCCTACCCGGACGTGCTGTACGTGGAAAGCCTGATCGGACCGGAAACCATCAATACCGTGCCGGACGCCACGCTGGATGCCTTCCGTGACCATGGCGTGGCGGCGGCCACGCTGGTTGCCGATCCGGCCGGAACCGAAGCCCAGCTGGCTGCCGTGGCGGCCGCGGGCATTGACCTGGCCGCCGAAGGCGAGCTGTTGCAGCAGCAGGGACTGGTGCTGTTCGACAAGGCCTACCAGGCGCTGCTCGACCTGACCGCCTGA
- the phoR gene encoding phosphate regulon sensor histidine kinase PhoR, with protein sequence MSAFVTRCTAWLAVLLLFAVAAGLTAGALVFWGVLATGLAGWLGFHLYHIALLLRWLRAPRPECIPEGIGSWQQVFSALYRQARQQQFNQKKLSSTLERFINAGEAMPDGVVVLDDSDRIEWINPMAVEHLGLDRQRDVGNLIANLVRQPGFHAFLTAEQHSQPLILHLTQPHELVLSVQLVPFDSTRKLLLSRDITQLDRVQTVHRDFVANVSHELRTPLTVIGGFVETLSDMEAPGPDILRQFLPLMMEQARRMQVLVEDLLTLSRLESGGKSQPFERIGMSELLHTLKVEAEGLSHGRHHVELAICTPCDLWGAPNELHSALGNLVSNAVRYTPDGGRIRLLWQMQGGRAVFSVEDNGIGIAREHIPRLTERFYRVDRGRSRSTGGTGLGLAIVKHILARHSARLEVDSEPERGSVFSAVFPPERQAEPSNHEALTGVGPSKKPAG encoded by the coding sequence GTGTCGGCTTTTGTGACCCGGTGCACGGCCTGGCTGGCGGTGTTGCTGCTGTTTGCCGTGGCAGCCGGCCTGACCGCCGGGGCGCTGGTGTTCTGGGGCGTGCTGGCCACCGGGCTGGCCGGCTGGCTCGGTTTTCACCTCTATCACATTGCCTTGCTGCTGCGCTGGCTGCGTGCGCCGCGGCCGGAGTGCATTCCCGAAGGCATCGGCAGCTGGCAGCAGGTGTTTTCCGCCCTGTACCGCCAGGCCCGCCAGCAGCAGTTCAACCAGAAAAAGCTGTCGAGCACGCTGGAGCGCTTCATCAATGCCGGCGAGGCCATGCCGGACGGCGTGGTGGTGCTGGACGATAGCGACCGCATCGAGTGGATCAACCCGATGGCGGTCGAGCACCTCGGGCTGGACCGTCAGCGCGATGTCGGCAACCTGATTGCCAACCTGGTGCGCCAGCCCGGTTTTCATGCCTTCCTGACCGCCGAGCAACACAGCCAGCCGCTGATCCTGCACCTGACCCAGCCGCACGAGCTGGTGTTGTCGGTGCAGCTGGTGCCGTTTGACTCCACGCGCAAGCTGCTGCTGTCGCGTGACATCACCCAGCTGGACCGGGTGCAGACCGTGCACCGCGATTTCGTTGCCAACGTGTCGCACGAACTGCGCACTCCGCTGACCGTGATCGGCGGTTTTGTCGAAACGCTGTCCGACATGGAGGCGCCCGGGCCGGACATCCTCCGGCAGTTCCTGCCGCTGATGATGGAGCAGGCGCGGCGCATGCAGGTGCTGGTCGAGGATCTCCTGACCCTGTCGCGGCTGGAAAGCGGTGGCAAGTCGCAGCCGTTCGAGCGCATCGGCATGAGCGAGCTGCTGCACACGCTCAAGGTCGAGGCCGAAGGGCTGAGCCACGGTCGTCACCATGTCGAACTGGCCATCTGCACGCCGTGCGACCTGTGGGGTGCCCCGAACGAACTGCACAGCGCACTGGGTAACCTGGTGTCGAATGCCGTGCGCTACACCCCGGACGGCGGGCGGATCCGCCTGCTGTGGCAGATGCAGGGTGGACGTGCGGTATTCAGTGTCGAAGACAACGGAATCGGCATCGCCCGCGAGCACATTCCGCGGCTGACCGAGCGCTTTTACCGGGTCGACCGCGGCCGCTCGCGCAGCACCGGTGGCACCGGCCTCGGGCTTGCCATTGTCAAGCATATCCTGGCGCGGCATTCCGCCCGGCTGGAGGTGGACAGCGAGCCGGAACGGGGCAGTGTCTTCAGCGCGGTGTTTCCACCCGAGCGCCAGGCAGAACCCAGCAACCATGAGGCTTTGACCGGGGTCGGACCCTCGAAGAAACCTGCCGGATAG
- the phoB gene encoding phosphate regulon transcriptional regulator PhoB codes for MPATILLVEDEPAIQELIAFNLAQSGHQVLRAASAEAAQTLVKNALPDLVLLDWMLPGQSGIEFARRLRSDERTREVPIIMLTARSDEQDKIAGLETGADDYITKPFSPRELQARIKAVLRRRAPQMTDDAVEVQGLRLDPATHRVAAGGQPLDLGPTEFRLLHFFMTHPERVHSRSQLLDQVWGDHVFVEERTVDVHIRRLRSALEPSGHDALVQTVRGTGYRFSAQG; via the coding sequence ATGCCCGCCACCATCCTGCTGGTTGAAGACGAGCCCGCCATCCAGGAACTGATTGCCTTCAACCTGGCGCAGTCCGGCCATCAGGTGTTGCGGGCTGCCAGTGCCGAAGCTGCCCAGACACTGGTCAAGAACGCCTTGCCGGACCTGGTGCTGCTGGACTGGATGCTGCCGGGACAGAGCGGCATCGAATTCGCCCGCCGGCTGCGCAGCGACGAGCGCACCCGCGAAGTACCGATCATCATGCTGACCGCCCGGTCGGACGAGCAGGACAAGATCGCCGGGCTGGAAACCGGCGCTGACGACTACATCACCAAGCCCTTCAGTCCGCGTGAACTCCAGGCCCGCATCAAGGCGGTATTGCGGCGGCGGGCACCGCAGATGACCGATGACGCGGTCGAGGTGCAGGGCCTGCGGCTGGATCCGGCCACCCACCGGGTCGCCGCCGGTGGACAACCGCTGGATCTCGGCCCGACCGAATTCCGCCTGCTGCACTTCTTCATGACCCATCCGGAGCGGGTGCACAGCCGCAGCCAGTTGCTGGACCAGGTCTGGGGCGACCACGTATTCGTCGAAGAGCGGACCGTGGACGTGCACATCCGTCGCCTGCGCTCGGCGCTGGAGCCAAGCGGCCATGACGCGCTGGTGCAGACGGTGCGCGGCACCGGCTACCGCTTTTCGGCACAGGGATAA
- the pssA gene encoding CDP-diacylglycerol--serine O-phosphatidyltransferase: protein MTEKPQKMPLARQGIYLLPNLFTLAALFAGFYAVVQGMNNQFETAAVAIFIAMVLDGMDGRVARMTHSQSAFGAEFDSLSDMVSFGVAPALVAYEWLLRDYGKLGWMVAFIYCAGAALRLARFNTMLGVTDKRWFVGLPSPAAAALVAGLVWIVHAYELEVPGIGIIALAMTAFAGISMVTNVRFWSFKEINPRARAPFAALLVAMIALVLTASTPALVLFGFFICYAVSGYVMVLVRAGRRRPAANAAPAVPPAGISAPARDDGTPSA, encoded by the coding sequence ATGACCGAAAAACCACAGAAAATGCCGTTGGCACGGCAGGGAATCTACCTGCTGCCCAACCTCTTTACCCTTGCCGCCCTGTTCGCCGGTTTCTACGCCGTGGTGCAGGGCATGAACAACCAGTTCGAAACCGCTGCCGTGGCAATCTTCATTGCCATGGTGCTCGACGGCATGGACGGCCGCGTGGCGCGGATGACCCACAGCCAGAGTGCATTCGGTGCCGAGTTCGACTCGCTGTCCGACATGGTCAGCTTCGGCGTGGCGCCGGCTCTGGTGGCCTACGAATGGCTGCTGCGCGACTACGGCAAGCTCGGCTGGATGGTGGCATTCATCTACTGTGCCGGCGCCGCACTGCGGCTGGCGCGTTTCAACACCATGCTCGGCGTGACCGACAAGCGCTGGTTTGTCGGCCTGCCCAGTCCGGCCGCGGCAGCCCTGGTTGCCGGTCTGGTCTGGATCGTGCACGCCTATGAGCTCGAAGTGCCGGGCATCGGCATCATCGCCCTGGCGATGACGGCCTTTGCCGGCATTTCCATGGTGACCAACGTGCGCTTCTGGTCGTTCAAGGAAATCAACCCGCGCGCCCGGGCACCGTTTGCCGCCCTGCTGGTGGCGATGATCGCACTGGTGCTGACGGCCTCCACGCCGGCGCTGGTGCTGTTCGGCTTCTTCATCTGCTACGCCGTCTCGGGCTACGTCATGGTGCTGGTGCGCGCCGGTCGTCGCCGGCCGGCTGCGAATGCAGCACCCGCAGTGCCTCCTGCCGGGATCTCGGCTCCTGCCAGGGATGACGGCACGCCGTCAGCCTGA
- the ilvC gene encoding ketol-acid reductoisomerase: protein MKVYYDKDADLSIIRDKKVAIIGYGSQGHAHAQNLKESGVDVIVGLRKDGASWKKAEAAGHTVKEVGEAVKTADVVMILLPDETQPDVYRNDIAPNLKKGAALAFAHGFNIHYNQIVPPADIDVIMIAPKGPGHTVRSEFLKGGGVPSLIAVYQDHSGRARDVALSYAAANGGTKGGVIETSFREETETDLFGEQAVLCGGAVELVKAGFETLTEAGYAPEMAYFECLHELKLIVDLMYEGGIANMNYSISNNAEYGEYVTGPEVITAASKEAMKKALYRIQSGEYAKMFILEGKTNYPSMTARRRLTADHPIEKVGAELRAMMPWIAKNKLVDQSKN, encoded by the coding sequence ATGAAAGTTTATTACGACAAGGACGCCGACCTTTCCATCATCCGTGACAAGAAAGTGGCCATCATCGGTTACGGTTCGCAGGGCCATGCCCACGCCCAGAACCTGAAGGAATCCGGTGTCGATGTCATCGTCGGCCTGCGCAAGGACGGTGCCTCGTGGAAAAAGGCCGAAGCAGCCGGCCACACGGTCAAGGAAGTCGGCGAAGCGGTCAAGACGGCCGACGTGGTGATGATCCTGCTGCCGGACGAAACCCAGCCGGACGTCTACCGCAACGATATCGCCCCGAACCTCAAGAAGGGTGCCGCGCTGGCGTTCGCCCACGGGTTCAACATCCATTACAACCAGATCGTGCCGCCGGCCGATATCGACGTGATCATGATCGCCCCGAAGGGTCCGGGCCATACCGTGCGCTCGGAATTCCTCAAGGGTGGCGGCGTGCCGTCGCTGATCGCCGTGTACCAGGACCACTCCGGTCGCGCCCGTGACGTCGCCCTGTCGTACGCTGCTGCCAACGGCGGCACCAAGGGTGGCGTGATCGAGACTTCATTCCGCGAAGAAACCGAAACCGACCTGTTCGGCGAGCAGGCCGTGCTGTGCGGTGGTGCCGTCGAGCTGGTCAAGGCCGGTTTCGAAACGCTGACCGAAGCCGGTTACGCTCCGGAAATGGCCTATTTCGAGTGCCTGCACGAACTGAAGCTGATCGTGGACCTCATGTACGAAGGCGGCATCGCCAACATGAACTACTCGATCTCCAACAACGCCGAATACGGCGAGTACGTGACAGGTCCGGAAGTGATCACCGCTGCCAGCAAGGAAGCGATGAAAAAGGCGCTGTACCGCATCCAGTCCGGTGAATACGCCAAGATGTTCATCCTCGAAGGCAAGACCAACTACCCGAGCATGACCGCCCGTCGTCGCCTGACCGCCGATCACCCGATCGAGAAGGTGGGTGCCGAACTGCGCGCCATGATGCCGTGGATTGCCAAAAACAAGCTGGTTGACCAGTCGAAGAACTGA
- the ilvN gene encoding acetolactate synthase small subunit: MRHILSILIENEAGALSRVVGLFSARGYNIDSLTVSTTEDATLSRMTIVTHGSEEVIEQITKHLNKLIEVVKVIDLNESEHIERELMLIKVRASGRDREEMKRMADIFRGRIIDVTEKTYTIELTGTSGKLSAFLDAIDRSVILETVRTGASGIGRGERILKI, translated from the coding sequence ATGCGTCACATCCTGTCCATCCTGATTGAAAACGAAGCCGGTGCCCTGTCGCGCGTGGTGGGACTGTTTTCCGCCCGCGGCTACAACATCGATTCGCTGACCGTCTCGACCACCGAAGACGCCACCCTGAGCCGGATGACCATCGTCACCCACGGGTCGGAAGAAGTGATCGAGCAGATCACCAAGCACCTCAACAAGCTGATTGAGGTTGTCAAAGTGATTGACCTGAACGAGTCCGAGCACATCGAGCGCGAGCTCATGCTGATCAAGGTGCGTGCTTCGGGCCGCGACCGCGAAGAAATGAAGCGCATGGCCGACATCTTCCGCGGACGCATCATCGACGTCACCGAAAAGACCTACACCATCGAGCTGACCGGCACCAGCGGCAAGCTCAGCGCCTTCCTTGATGCCATCGACCGCTCGGTGATCCTGGAAACCGTGCGTACCGGTGCTTCCGGCATCGGCCGCGGCGAGCGCATCCTCAAGATCTGA
- the ilvB gene encoding biosynthetic-type acetolactate synthase large subunit, with protein sequence MEISGAEIVARCLQAEGVEYVFGYPGGAVLEIYDAIFKQDQFKHVLVRHEQAAVHAADGYSRSSHKTGVALVTSGPGATNAITGIATAYMDSIPMVVLSGQVTTPAIGLDAFQEVDMVGITRPCVKHNFLVKDVRELATTIKKAFHIASTGRPGPVVVDIPKDVQQAKTGFHYPESVSIRSYQPATRGHPGQIKKAAQLIAEAKRPFIYVGGGAVLANASDEVIGLARYLNAPVTNTLMGLGAYPATDRQFVGMLGMHGTYEANLAMQNCDVLIAVGARFDDRVISVPDKFLAAPKKIIHIDIDPSSIAKRVKVDIPIVGNVRDVLGELLNVLQQENLRPDPCAVEAWWQQVEEWRVPQCLRYDQGSELILPPYVVEKLYEVTGGQAIVTSDVGQHQMFAAQYYKFDRPRQWLNSGGLGTMGVGLPYAMGAQLANPDAQVACVTGEGSIQMNIQELSTCRQYTIPVKIINLNNRYLGMVRQWQELYYGNRYSESYMDSLPDFVKLAEAYGHVGMRIEKPADVEPALREAFSPALRDRLVFLDFMTDRTSNVYPMVGNGKGLDEMELPPHMRHNGGDGERDYGNLC encoded by the coding sequence ATGGAAATCTCCGGCGCCGAAATTGTCGCGCGCTGTCTGCAGGCGGAAGGCGTCGAGTACGTCTTCGGGTACCCCGGCGGGGCAGTGCTGGAAATCTACGACGCGATCTTCAAGCAGGACCAGTTCAAGCACGTACTGGTACGGCACGAGCAGGCCGCGGTGCACGCGGCTGACGGCTACTCGCGCTCCAGCCACAAGACCGGCGTGGCGCTGGTCACGTCCGGGCCGGGGGCGACCAATGCGATTACCGGCATTGCCACTGCCTACATGGATTCGATTCCGATGGTGGTGCTGTCGGGGCAGGTCACGACCCCTGCCATCGGCCTGGATGCCTTCCAGGAAGTCGACATGGTCGGCATCACCCGGCCGTGCGTGAAGCACAACTTCCTCGTCAAGGATGTCCGCGAGCTGGCCACCACCATCAAGAAGGCATTCCACATTGCCAGTACCGGCCGTCCCGGCCCGGTGGTGGTGGACATTCCCAAGGATGTCCAGCAGGCAAAAACCGGTTTCCATTATCCGGAGTCGGTCAGCATCCGCAGCTACCAGCCGGCCACGCGCGGCCATCCGGGCCAGATCAAGAAAGCGGCCCAGCTGATTGCCGAGGCCAAGCGTCCGTTCATCTATGTCGGCGGCGGTGCGGTCCTGGCCAACGCCAGTGATGAAGTCATCGGTCTGGCGCGTTACCTGAATGCGCCGGTCACCAACACCCTGATGGGGTTGGGTGCCTATCCGGCCACCGATCGCCAGTTTGTCGGCATGCTCGGCATGCACGGCACCTATGAAGCCAACCTCGCCATGCAGAACTGCGACGTGCTGATTGCCGTCGGAGCCCGCTTTGACGACCGGGTGATTTCGGTGCCGGACAAGTTCCTGGCTGCGCCGAAAAAGATCATCCACATCGACATCGACCCCAGCTCGATTGCCAAGCGGGTCAAGGTCGACATTCCGATCGTCGGCAACGTCCGCGACGTGCTGGGCGAACTGCTGAACGTGTTGCAGCAGGAGAACCTGCGTCCCGACCCCTGTGCCGTCGAAGCATGGTGGCAGCAGGTCGAGGAATGGCGCGTGCCGCAGTGCCTGCGTTATGACCAGGGCAGCGAGTTGATCCTGCCGCCGTACGTGGTCGAAAAACTCTACGAAGTCACCGGTGGCCAGGCCATCGTGACCTCCGACGTCGGCCAGCACCAGATGTTCGCTGCCCAGTACTACAAGTTCGACCGTCCGCGCCAGTGGCTCAACTCCGGTGGCCTGGGCACCATGGGTGTCGGCCTGCCCTACGCCATGGGCGCGCAGCTGGCCAACCCGGATGCGCAGGTGGCCTGCGTGACCGGCGAAGGCTCGATCCAGATGAACATCCAGGAACTGTCGACCTGTCGCCAGTACACCATCCCGGTCAAGATCATCAACCTCAACAACCGCTATCTCGGCATGGTGCGCCAGTGGCAGGAGCTGTATTACGGCAACCGCTACTCCGAGTCGTACATGGATTCGCTGCCGGACTTCGTCAAGCTTGCCGAAGCCTACGGCCATGTCGGCATGCGCATCGAAAAGCCGGCCGATGTCGAGCCGGCACTGCGCGAAGCCTTCAGTCCGGCGCTTCGCGACCGGCTGGTGTTCCTCGACTTCATGACCGATCGCACCTCCAACGTCTACCCGATGGTCGGCAACGGCAAGGGACTCGACGAAATGGAGCTGCCGCCGCACATGCGCCACAACGGCGGTGACGGCGAGCGCGACTACGGCAACCTGTGCTGA
- a CDS encoding DUF3106 domain-containing protein codes for MTPRLLWLLPLLLAACHADERMANPRWAQLAPAEQALLAPLAPEWDRFHPRKKRMLLALTQDWARLTPIEQTRVQLHLADWAALTGAERQTARERFADIEALPPAERQARQARLEQDWLAREQAAALAAGPR; via the coding sequence ATGACGCCCCGACTGCTCTGGCTGTTGCCCCTCCTGCTGGCCGCCTGTCACGCCGACGAAAGAATGGCCAATCCGCGCTGGGCGCAGCTGGCCCCGGCCGAGCAGGCCCTGCTGGCCCCGCTGGCTCCCGAGTGGGACCGTTTCCACCCCAGGAAAAAGCGCATGCTGCTGGCCCTGACGCAGGACTGGGCCCGCCTGACCCCGATCGAACAGACCCGCGTGCAGCTGCATCTGGCCGACTGGGCCGCACTGACCGGCGCCGAACGCCAGACAGCCCGAGAACGCTTTGCGGACATCGAAGCCCTGCCACCGGCCGAACGCCAGGCACGGCAGGCCAGGCTGGAGCAAGACTGGCTGGCACGCGAACAGGCGGCCGCCCTCGCCGCCGGGCCGCGTTAA
- a CDS encoding RDD family protein, with amino-acid sequence MTLPADTLPAGRLRRIGSLAYDALLLIGVLFVAGLLFQPLFLWLGEIPWLRVVYQLYLAVIVYAYFGWCWTRGGQTLAMKTWKIALVRTVDGGRPDWRHALLRLVLAALFYAPLLPAWTWVHYQPDLAWLGWLASAWAIVPVAWTLLDRDRQFLYDRLSGCALVMA; translated from the coding sequence GTGACCCTTCCTGCCGATACCCTGCCCGCCGGCCGCCTGCGCCGGATCGGAAGCCTTGCCTACGATGCCCTGCTGTTGATCGGCGTCCTGTTCGTGGCCGGCCTGCTGTTCCAGCCGCTTTTCCTGTGGCTGGGCGAAATCCCGTGGCTGCGGGTGGTCTACCAGCTGTACCTGGCCGTGATCGTGTACGCCTATTTCGGCTGGTGCTGGACCCGCGGCGGCCAGACGCTGGCGATGAAAACCTGGAAAATCGCGCTGGTACGCACCGTCGACGGTGGCCGGCCGGACTGGCGTCATGCCCTGCTGCGCCTCGTACTGGCGGCCCTCTTTTATGCGCCGCTGCTGCCGGCCTGGACCTGGGTGCACTACCAGCCGGATCTCGCCTGGCTGGGCTGGCTGGCCAGTGCCTGGGCCATCGTGCCGGTGGCTTGGACGCTGCTCGACCGCGACCGCCAGTTCCTGTACGACCGGCTGAGCGGCTGCGCGCTGGTCATGGCCTGA
- a CDS encoding transglycosylase SLT domain-containing protein, which produces MRSGLRLLALATGLWLAAPAVAGFQSEEALAASVAAGLRQAVTRATPPRLVFDNAEEGRAWLLDMSGRLARRVPDNWMRERLLTVIHYEASRAGLDPALVLGLIEVESGFRKYAISPVGARGLMQVMPFWVGAIGAPDHNLFDVTTNLRYGCVILRHYLARENGNLYRALGRYNGSLGPTGYPEAVLGAMRRWQ; this is translated from the coding sequence ATGCGCAGCGGGCTGCGGCTGCTGGCGCTGGCAACCGGCCTGTGGCTGGCGGCACCGGCTGTGGCCGGATTCCAGAGCGAAGAGGCGCTGGCTGCCAGTGTAGCCGCCGGCCTGCGGCAGGCCGTGACGCGCGCCACGCCGCCCCGGCTGGTGTTCGACAATGCCGAAGAAGGCCGGGCGTGGCTGCTGGACATGTCCGGCCGGCTGGCGCGCCGTGTGCCGGACAACTGGATGCGTGAGCGCCTCTTGACGGTGATCCACTACGAAGCCAGCCGCGCCGGGCTGGACCCGGCGCTGGTGCTGGGGCTGATCGAGGTGGAAAGCGGTTTCCGCAAATACGCCATCAGCCCGGTCGGCGCCCGCGGGCTGATGCAGGTAATGCCGTTCTGGGTCGGCGCCATCGGCGCACCGGACCACAACCTCTTTGATGTCACCACCAACCTGCGCTATGGCTGCGTCATCCTGCGCCACTATCTGGCACGCGAAAACGGCAACCTGTACCGGGCGCTCGGGCGTTACAACGGCAGCCTGGGGCCGACCGGCTATCCGGAGGCGGTGCTGGGCGCCATGCGGCGCTGGCAGTGA